A region from the Serinibacter arcticus genome encodes:
- a CDS encoding polysaccharide deacetylase family protein, which produces MAPREAARDDRDRPAGALRAIAPEGSVTSRFLGGGLGARPFPDYARLTHREYGHRVGIFRILDVLEQFGVTPTIALDAMTAEFYPWLVRHLQQRGVTFLAHGIAVTRMISSAMTEQEERAYIVDSLDRLEEVLGERPRGWMGPEQGESERTPALLAELGIDHVCDWPNDEQPYPMTVPTGDLLSIPTLHDLDDSYALVHRNLPLSSWQTMLTDAVDQLITDGEDTARVLALTVRPWLTGQPFRIGVLEDLLAHAAATGKVWFATAEEVADAYRDCTTTTTRPSPALTA; this is translated from the coding sequence GTGGCCCCGCGAGAAGCCGCTCGCGATGACCGTGATCGTCCCGCTGGAGCACTTCGAGCTATCGCCCCCGAGGGCTCGGTCACGTCCCGGTTCCTCGGTGGAGGTCTCGGTGCCCGACCGTTCCCTGACTACGCCCGGCTCACCCACCGGGAGTACGGGCACCGCGTCGGGATCTTCCGGATCCTCGACGTCCTCGAGCAGTTCGGCGTGACCCCCACGATCGCGCTCGACGCCATGACGGCGGAGTTCTACCCCTGGCTCGTCCGCCACCTGCAGCAGCGCGGGGTGACGTTCCTCGCCCACGGGATCGCCGTGACGCGGATGATCTCGAGCGCGATGACCGAGCAGGAGGAGCGCGCCTACATCGTGGACTCCCTCGACCGCCTCGAGGAGGTGCTCGGCGAGCGTCCGCGCGGCTGGATGGGCCCGGAGCAGGGCGAGTCCGAGCGGACGCCCGCCCTCCTCGCCGAGCTGGGGATCGACCACGTGTGCGACTGGCCGAACGACGAGCAGCCCTACCCGATGACCGTGCCGACGGGCGACCTGCTGTCGATCCCCACGCTGCACGACCTCGACGACTCCTACGCGCTCGTCCACCGCAACCTGCCGCTCTCGAGCTGGCAGACCATGCTCACCGACGCGGTGGACCAGCTCATCACCGACGGCGAGGACACCGCCCGCGTGCTCGCCCTGACCGTCCGTCCCTGGCTCACCGGTCAGCCCTTCCGCATCGGGGTCCTCGAGGACCTCCTCGCCCACGCCGCGGCGACCGGGAAGGTCTGGTTCGCCACCGCCGAGGAGGTCGCGGACGCCTACCGAGACTGCACCACCACCACCACCCGCCCCAGCCCCGCCCTCACCGCCTGA
- a CDS encoding MFS transporter: MTTSPLARRRTGRPTTPPGPAVRAPQLSRAVAWSLGSGTILQPLNSSVIAVALVPIAASFGSSSAIPWIVSGLYIATAVMSPTAGRLADVFGARRMYLIGLVVVTVAAVAGPFVPTAGWLVADRVLLGIGTAMHFPASMAIIRDLAARREQSPTNAIGVIALCGQTMAALGPTLGGLLVAVFGWHGVFLINVPVALVAIVLVLRTVPASVAPPRESGVRAALRLIDPVGAALLIGTLVTLMIGLLSLGDSPRWLLLGAALPLGSALVLWELRVAHPFVDVRAIARTPALAQVYGRTFLTFVAFYCVFYGLPQWLQTDGGYDTAATGLLVLPVFAAGVLGTLVATRLARRSRPRVLLVVGSAALAAGGTVLALTVREDGPVILVVLSALLLGIPTGFNNLGNQLDLHVHAAASGSGAAAGMYRTAQYVGACLSTVVVARAFDLPLEAGGIDALGVVVGGVGTLLLLTSVVALVRTRHRKARA; this comes from the coding sequence GTGACCACCTCTCCCCTGGCTCGCCGCCGGACCGGGAGGCCCACCACGCCTCCCGGTCCGGCGGTCCGGGCCCCTCAGCTCTCGCGGGCGGTGGCGTGGTCGCTCGGGAGCGGCACGATCCTCCAGCCCCTCAACTCCTCGGTCATCGCCGTCGCGCTCGTCCCCATCGCGGCGTCCTTCGGGTCGTCGTCGGCCATCCCGTGGATCGTGTCCGGGCTGTACATCGCCACCGCCGTGATGTCCCCGACGGCGGGGCGGCTCGCCGACGTGTTCGGTGCGAGGCGGATGTACCTCATCGGCCTCGTCGTGGTGACGGTCGCCGCCGTCGCCGGCCCGTTCGTCCCGACGGCGGGCTGGCTCGTCGCCGACCGCGTGCTGCTGGGCATCGGCACCGCGATGCACTTCCCGGCGTCGATGGCGATCATCCGCGACCTCGCGGCCCGCCGCGAGCAGAGCCCCACCAACGCCATCGGGGTGATCGCGCTCTGCGGTCAGACGATGGCCGCGCTCGGTCCGACGCTCGGCGGTCTGCTCGTCGCCGTCTTCGGCTGGCACGGCGTCTTCCTGATCAACGTTCCGGTCGCCCTCGTGGCGATCGTGCTCGTGCTGCGCACCGTGCCGGCCTCGGTGGCACCGCCGCGGGAGTCCGGGGTGCGGGCGGCACTTCGGCTGATCGACCCCGTCGGGGCCGCTCTGCTGATCGGCACCCTCGTCACGCTCATGATCGGGCTGCTCTCCCTGGGCGACTCGCCCCGGTGGCTTCTCCTGGGCGCCGCCCTTCCGCTCGGGTCCGCCCTCGTCCTGTGGGAGCTCCGGGTCGCTCACCCCTTCGTCGATGTGCGGGCGATCGCCCGCACCCCGGCGCTGGCGCAGGTGTACGGCCGGACGTTCCTCACGTTCGTCGCCTTCTACTGCGTCTTCTACGGGCTCCCCCAGTGGCTCCAGACCGACGGCGGCTACGACACCGCCGCGACCGGGCTGCTCGTGCTCCCCGTCTTCGCCGCCGGCGTGCTCGGCACGCTCGTCGCCACGCGGCTCGCCCGTCGGTCGCGACCGCGCGTCCTGCTCGTCGTCGGATCGGCCGCGCTCGCCGCCGGCGGCACGGTCCTGGCCCTCACCGTCCGGGAGGACGGGCCCGTGATCCTCGTCGTGCTCTCCGCCCTGCTGCTCGGCATCCCCACCGGTTTCAACAACCTCGGCAACCAGCTCGACCTCCACGTCCACGCCGCGGCCAGCGGCTCGGGCGCGGCCGCCGGCATGTACCGCACGGCCCAGTACGTCGGAGCCTGCCTGTCGACGGTCGTCGTGGCCCGCGCGTTCGACCTCCCGCTCGAGGCAGGAGGCATCGACGCTCTCGGCGTCGTCGTCGGTGGTGTCGGAACCCTGCTCCTCCTCACCAGCGTCGTCGCCCTCGTGCGGACGCGTCATCGGAAGGCCCGCGCATGA
- a CDS encoding GNAT family N-acetyltransferase: MWSSRFDIRPFAAGDVGAVVALTASTFLRRAASTGVRPDVDAATVAAGVVRGFLDDPARSAFVAAQGDRVVGFLGSITTRLRPADDAFTYQAPISTLVPLAGACAADADWAVRSWPYLFDALREQAGRDGVDRVGVQALAGDAVAGAVWRARGLRLDQVLAFRPVAPIGVEPSPPPGVRPANGGDVEALADLLRSEIVHHARETGCGVSEVQERSTLVRLASGWVDHRAPENVGRAFVAEQGGRVVGVVVVDVLTVPGESPATFALSRRHGYIGLASTAPDRRGRGVGSALTARALAWLRSLPEPPDQVGLHYVADNALGATFWARRGFAPVLETWVARP; this comes from the coding sequence ATGTGGAGCTCGCGATTCGACATCCGTCCGTTCGCCGCCGGTGATGTCGGGGCCGTCGTCGCCCTGACGGCGTCGACTTTCCTTCGCCGAGCGGCATCCACCGGGGTGAGGCCCGACGTCGATGCGGCGACGGTGGCCGCGGGTGTCGTGCGGGGCTTCCTCGACGACCCGGCACGGTCGGCCTTCGTGGCGGCCCAGGGTGACCGCGTCGTGGGCTTTCTCGGGTCGATCACCACGCGCCTGCGACCGGCCGACGACGCCTTCACCTACCAGGCGCCGATCTCCACCCTCGTCCCGCTGGCGGGCGCCTGCGCCGCCGACGCGGACTGGGCCGTCAGGAGCTGGCCGTACCTCTTCGACGCGCTGCGCGAGCAGGCCGGGCGCGACGGCGTCGATCGCGTGGGGGTCCAGGCGCTGGCGGGTGACGCCGTCGCCGGAGCCGTCTGGCGCGCGCGAGGCCTGCGGCTCGACCAGGTGCTCGCGTTCCGTCCCGTGGCCCCGATCGGGGTCGAGCCGTCCCCGCCCCCGGGGGTCCGTCCGGCGAACGGTGGCGACGTCGAGGCGCTCGCCGACCTGCTCCGCTCCGAGATCGTCCACCACGCGCGGGAGACCGGGTGCGGGGTGTCGGAGGTCCAGGAGCGCTCGACCCTCGTCCGTCTCGCCTCCGGCTGGGTCGACCACCGAGCGCCGGAGAACGTCGGTCGAGCGTTCGTCGCCGAGCAGGGCGGTCGGGTGGTCGGTGTCGTCGTCGTGGACGTCCTGACCGTGCCCGGGGAGTCGCCGGCGACCTTCGCGCTGTCACGACGGCACGGGTACATCGGGCTCGCGAGCACGGCGCCCGACAGGCGGGGGCGCGGCGTCGGGTCCGCCCTGACTGCGCGGGCGCTGGCCTGGCTCCGCTCGCTGCCCGAACCGCCCGACCAGGTCGGTCTGCACTACGTCGCCGACAACGCGCTGGGTGCAACGTTCTGGGCTCGCCGTGGCTTCGCCCCCGTGCTCGAGACCTGGGTCGCGCGGCCCTGA
- a CDS encoding ABC transporter permease, whose product MSAVAPPLSGSARARWALVGIAGTAVLWQVGALLTANQATLPTLTSVLAEIGALSTDPALRTHVLTTLGRVLAGFLVGSVLGLVTGSLIGAFSWVRRILNPYLNFLRAIAPIAWIVPATIWLGVGESSIQFVVIYAAVFPVAINTISGMASLAPDRARMGRVFGLSPAGIFWQIRIPNAVPFALTGARLGLGLAFMATIGAEMIIGQSGLGYLIYDARVFFDTPLMFAGILLLGVVGYLGDLGFAVVRTRVFSRYYAGRTDA is encoded by the coding sequence GTGAGCGCCGTCGCCCCGCCGCTGTCGGGGTCCGCCCGCGCCCGCTGGGCGCTGGTCGGCATCGCCGGAACCGCGGTGCTGTGGCAGGTCGGCGCGCTGCTCACCGCCAACCAGGCGACGCTGCCCACGCTCACCTCGGTGCTCGCCGAGATCGGCGCCCTCTCGACGGATCCCGCGCTGCGCACCCACGTGCTGACGACGCTCGGACGGGTCCTCGCCGGCTTCCTCGTGGGATCGGTCCTCGGCCTCGTCACCGGGAGCCTCATCGGGGCCTTCTCGTGGGTCAGGCGGATCCTCAACCCGTACCTCAACTTCCTCCGGGCGATCGCTCCGATCGCCTGGATCGTGCCCGCCACGATCTGGCTCGGGGTGGGAGAGAGCTCGATCCAGTTCGTCGTCATCTACGCCGCCGTCTTCCCCGTCGCGATCAACACCATCTCCGGGATGGCGTCGCTCGCGCCCGACCGGGCACGGATGGGACGGGTCTTCGGCCTCTCGCCCGCCGGGATCTTCTGGCAGATCCGCATCCCGAACGCCGTCCCGTTCGCCCTCACGGGTGCCCGCCTCGGTCTGGGGCTCGCCTTCATGGCGACGATCGGCGCCGAGATGATCATCGGCCAGTCCGGCCTGGGCTACCTGATCTACGACGCCCGGGTCTTCTTCGACACCCCGCTGATGTTCGCGGGCATCCTCCTGCTCGGCGTCGTCGGCTACCTGGGCGACCTCGGGTTCGCCGTCGTGCGGACCCGGGTCTTCTCCCGCTACTACGCCGGACGGACGGACGCATGA
- a CDS encoding polysaccharide deacetylase family protein, which translates to MIPPRDRVLYSPHAARPEISWPGDARIAVWVAPNIEHYEYTPPLTSEARDPWPRTPHPDVQMYSYKDYGNRVGLWRMADLLDELDIRATVSLNMAVMDHFPEVATLIRDLRWKVMSHGIYNTRFSYGLTEVEERAWLIDTIESLHRHTGLTLRGMLGPAISGTLRTPDLMAELGLIYHTDWAHDDVPVPLAVQEGRLISVPYSFDLNDAPLFGANHDSAYFVEIAKRQFDTLYREGGKVMCLALHPFLFGQPHTIGDLCEILRYITGHDDVWMTTADDIAEHYLAHHYDTQLAHASSLLPARSA; encoded by the coding sequence GTGATCCCACCCCGTGACCGCGTCCTGTACAGCCCGCACGCCGCCCGCCCCGAGATCTCCTGGCCCGGCGACGCCCGGATCGCCGTCTGGGTGGCGCCGAACATCGAGCACTACGAGTACACGCCGCCGCTCACCAGCGAGGCCCGTGACCCGTGGCCGCGGACCCCCCACCCCGACGTCCAGATGTACTCGTACAAGGACTACGGCAACCGGGTCGGCCTCTGGCGGATGGCGGACCTCCTCGACGAGCTCGACATCCGCGCCACGGTCTCGCTGAACATGGCCGTGATGGACCACTTCCCGGAGGTGGCCACCCTCATCAGGGACCTCCGGTGGAAGGTCATGAGCCACGGCATCTACAACACCCGCTTCAGCTACGGCCTCACCGAGGTCGAGGAGCGCGCCTGGCTGATCGACACGATCGAGTCGCTGCACCGGCACACCGGCCTCACCCTCCGCGGCATGCTCGGCCCGGCCATCTCGGGGACGCTGCGCACCCCCGACCTGATGGCCGAGCTCGGGCTGATCTACCACACGGACTGGGCGCACGACGACGTCCCGGTCCCGCTCGCCGTGCAGGAGGGCCGGCTCATCTCGGTGCCGTACAGCTTCGATCTCAACGACGCCCCGCTCTTCGGGGCCAACCACGACAGCGCCTACTTCGTGGAGATCGCCAAGCGCCAGTTCGACACCCTCTACCGCGAGGGCGGGAAGGTCATGTGCCTGGCCCTCCACCCGTTCCTCTTCGGCCAGCCGCACACCATCGGCGACCTGTGCGAGATCCTCCGCTACATCACCGGGCACGACGACGTCTGGATGACGACGGCGGACGACATCGCCGAGCACTACCTCGCCCACCACTACGACACGCAGCTCGCGCACGCCTCGTCGCTGCTGCCCGCAAGGAGCGCCTGA
- a CDS encoding 2'-5' RNA ligase family protein, with product MTDTTPSPASGTTSIELVLDGVADDAVRAEWTALAAAGLSSLAPHTAPSNRPHVTLLERSTPLPDPFPLDGGELAELLPLPLVLGPPILMGDGDRRVLARSVAPTTALLSLHRAVLAAAGPGEDPPHLRPGHWTPHVTLGRRLRLVDAPAALELLGTAIEARGVAVRRWEAATATVTVLLGG from the coding sequence ATGACCGACACCACGCCGTCGCCCGCGTCCGGGACGACCAGCATCGAGCTCGTGCTGGACGGCGTCGCCGACGATGCGGTCCGCGCCGAGTGGACGGCCCTGGCGGCCGCCGGGCTGTCGAGCCTGGCCCCCCACACCGCCCCGAGCAACCGGCCGCACGTCACCCTCCTGGAGCGGTCCACCCCCCTGCCCGACCCGTTCCCGCTCGACGGCGGCGAGCTCGCCGAGCTGCTGCCACTCCCCCTGGTCCTGGGCCCTCCGATCCTCATGGGCGACGGCGACCGTCGGGTCCTCGCGCGCTCCGTGGCCCCGACGACCGCCCTGCTGTCGCTGCACCGTGCCGTCCTCGCGGCAGCGGGCCCCGGCGAGGACCCGCCGCACCTCCGGCCGGGCCACTGGACTCCCCACGTCACGCTCGGTCGGCGCCTGCGCCTGGTCGACGCCCCTGCCGCCCTGGAGCTCCTCGGCACCGCGATCGAGGCACGAGGCGTCGCGGTCCGGCGGTGGGAGGCCGCGACGGCGACGGTCACGGTCCTGCTGGGCGGGTGA
- a CDS encoding NADH:flavin oxidoreductase/NADH oxidase, which produces MTSLFDPIQLRDLTVPNRVWLSPMCMFACEQRDGVVGDFHLAHYGGIALGGTGLLVTEATAVSPDGRVSPDDAGLWDDAQVAPWRRVTDLVHAAGATIAVQLAHAGRKGSKHRALLGDDDLHGSVPPDRGGWETLGATGTAFGRYTPPRRAAATDLEEVVHAFVDAAERAVAAGFDAVELHGAHGYLLHETLSPLTSSEDPAWGGDPSPGVDGRERLLLETVRGVRRVIPAGMPLIVRLSVSDVAPGGSTAESTLALVERLAGEGVDLVDCSSGGLLAGIEYDAGPGYQVPGAAVVRRAGLPVGAVGLLDDPHLAQSVLTDGSADVVLLGRALLRDPHWVRHAAHALGRLDDVPEPARYSRGWREIRRAATTPAA; this is translated from the coding sequence ATGACCTCCCTGTTCGACCCGATCCAGCTCCGCGACCTGACCGTGCCCAACCGGGTGTGGCTCTCGCCGATGTGCATGTTCGCCTGCGAGCAGCGGGACGGCGTGGTGGGCGACTTCCACCTCGCGCACTACGGCGGCATCGCCCTCGGAGGAACGGGTCTGCTCGTCACCGAGGCGACGGCGGTCTCACCGGACGGTCGCGTGAGCCCGGACGACGCCGGACTGTGGGACGACGCCCAGGTCGCGCCGTGGCGTCGGGTCACCGACCTCGTGCACGCGGCCGGGGCGACGATCGCCGTCCAGCTGGCGCACGCGGGCCGCAAGGGGTCCAAGCACCGCGCTCTCCTGGGCGACGACGACCTGCACGGGTCCGTCCCGCCGGACCGAGGCGGCTGGGAAACGCTCGGCGCCACCGGGACGGCGTTCGGCCGCTACACACCACCGCGCCGCGCCGCGGCCACCGACCTCGAGGAGGTGGTGCACGCCTTCGTCGACGCCGCCGAGCGCGCCGTCGCCGCCGGCTTCGACGCCGTCGAGCTGCACGGTGCGCACGGCTACCTGCTCCACGAGACGCTCTCGCCCCTGACCTCGTCCGAGGATCCCGCCTGGGGCGGTGACCCCTCACCGGGCGTCGACGGGCGCGAGCGGCTGCTGCTGGAGACGGTGCGCGGCGTCCGCCGCGTGATCCCGGCAGGCATGCCGCTGATCGTCCGGCTGTCGGTGAGCGACGTCGCGCCCGGAGGCAGCACGGCCGAGTCGACGCTGGCGCTGGTCGAGCGCCTGGCTGGCGAGGGGGTCGACCTCGTGGACTGCTCCTCCGGCGGGCTGCTCGCCGGGATCGAGTACGACGCCGGCCCGGGCTACCAGGTGCCGGGAGCTGCCGTCGTGCGGCGGGCGGGACTGCCGGTCGGTGCCGTCGGCCTCCTGGACGATCCGCACCTGGCCCAGAGCGTCCTGACCGACGGCAGCGCCGACGTCGTGCTGCTGGGCCGCGCCCTGCTGCGGGACCCCCACTGGGTCCGCCATGCCGCGCACGCGCTCGGCCGGCTCGACGACGTCCCCGAACCTGCCCGCTACAGCCGTGGCTGGCGCGAGATCCGTCGCGCCGCCACCACCCCCGCAGCCTGA
- a CDS encoding ABC transporter ATP-binding protein: MDQPTRTELAPLLEISSISYRYKASLPPVMEDISLDISYGEFFVLLGPSGCGKTTILNQVAGFERPTSGEIRLRDELVTAPGPDRTVIFQGHDSLLGWLTVRQNVEFPLKVAGVRPAERRERAESALRMVELANQADKFPHELSGGMKQRVQIARGLVTESRMLLMDEPFGALDAQTRTTLQLQLSDIWERERRTVLFITHDISEAVILADRVGVMSAGPSAYLHSIVPIDLERPRLRTPEFNEYVAHLEDVVSAAKRREPLASKDAA, encoded by the coding sequence GTGGACCAGCCGACACGCACCGAGCTCGCCCCGCTTCTCGAGATCAGCTCGATCTCCTATCGCTACAAGGCCTCGTTGCCGCCCGTGATGGAGGACATCTCGCTCGACATCAGCTACGGAGAGTTCTTCGTCCTGCTCGGCCCGTCCGGGTGCGGCAAGACGACGATCCTCAACCAGGTCGCGGGCTTCGAGCGACCGACCTCCGGCGAGATCCGGCTCCGGGACGAGCTCGTGACCGCCCCTGGACCGGACCGCACCGTGATCTTCCAGGGGCACGACTCCCTGCTCGGCTGGCTCACGGTCAGGCAGAACGTGGAGTTCCCCCTCAAGGTCGCCGGCGTCCGGCCGGCGGAACGCCGCGAGCGGGCGGAGTCGGCCCTGCGCATGGTCGAGCTCGCGAACCAGGCCGACAAGTTCCCCCACGAGCTCTCCGGAGGGATGAAGCAGCGGGTGCAGATCGCGCGCGGCCTCGTCACCGAGTCCCGCATGCTCCTCATGGACGAGCCGTTCGGTGCACTCGACGCGCAGACCCGGACGACCCTGCAGCTCCAGCTCTCCGACATCTGGGAGCGCGAGCGCCGCACGGTCCTCTTCATCACCCACGACATCTCGGAGGCGGTCATCCTCGCCGACCGGGTCGGGGTGATGAGCGCGGGCCCGTCGGCGTACCTCCACTCGATCGTGCCGATCGACCTCGAGCGTCCGCGGCTGCGCACCCCCGAGTTCAACGAGTACGTCGCCCACCTCGAGGACGTCGTGTCCGCGGCCAAGCGACGTGAGCCGCTCGCCTCGAAGGACGCTGCGTGA
- a CDS encoding ABC transporter permease has protein sequence MTTMTSKPATARWRGSTAGRAGTPIAWGALARRVGTATAVLTVSLTLLILTWAATSAAFGLPFLFPGPGDVAQAFVSAVENGKLLTAVQASLGRIAAGFAIGCSLGIVLGLVLGASPVLREVASPLVTFFRFVPPLAWFAPALVLFGAGEASMIALIVYTSVFVVAMSTLEGGARVSLDLQRMAGVAGASWWQRLAWVTLPASLPYVFAGMRIAMGNAFMTVVSAEMLGASAGLGVIVNTGMISTRIPDVFVAIAALGILGLAFDRLFVLLINTVGRRFREQAGSAVA, from the coding sequence ATGACCACCATGACCTCGAAGCCCGCCACCGCCCGGTGGCGCGGGTCGACCGCCGGCCGGGCCGGGACGCCCATCGCCTGGGGAGCCCTCGCGCGCCGCGTCGGAACGGCGACGGCGGTGCTCACCGTCTCCCTGACCCTCCTGATCCTCACGTGGGCCGCGACGTCCGCCGCGTTCGGCCTTCCGTTCCTCTTCCCCGGTCCCGGGGACGTGGCCCAGGCCTTCGTCTCCGCCGTCGAGAACGGCAAGCTGCTCACGGCCGTGCAGGCGAGCCTGGGACGCATCGCGGCCGGCTTCGCGATCGGCTGCAGCCTGGGGATCGTGCTCGGGCTCGTGCTCGGCGCGAGTCCGGTCCTGCGGGAGGTCGCCTCACCCCTGGTCACGTTCTTCAGGTTCGTCCCGCCCCTGGCGTGGTTCGCCCCCGCCCTCGTCCTGTTCGGTGCGGGTGAGGCGTCGATGATCGCGCTGATCGTCTACACGAGCGTCTTCGTCGTGGCGATGAGCACGCTGGAGGGCGGTGCGCGGGTGTCTCTCGACCTCCAGCGCATGGCCGGTGTCGCCGGCGCCTCCTGGTGGCAGCGGCTCGCCTGGGTGACGCTGCCGGCCTCGCTCCCCTACGTCTTCGCGGGCATGCGCATCGCGATGGGCAACGCCTTCATGACCGTCGTCTCCGCCGAGATGCTCGGGGCGTCGGCCGGCCTCGGCGTCATCGTCAACACGGGGATGATCTCCACCCGGATCCCCGACGTCTTTGTCGCGATCGCCGCCCTCGGGATCCTCGGCCTCGCCTTCGACCGGCTGTTCGTGCTCCTGATCAACACCGTCGGCCGCCGCTTCCGCGAGCAGGCGGGCTCCGCCGTCGCCTGA
- a CDS encoding ABC transporter substrate-binding protein, whose protein sequence is MKSPARLSVLVPVLAGSLLLTACAGSSASDGGDPAPETVATINVGVAPDFFFSHLYFAVEGGFLEDQGIDATLTEFASGQEATEAVTTGQADLTGSTATTVVNLAGRDTGVQVLGSYSEGNGWYAVVGNEQAAGVTSIDDLDGVAVAAQFGNAIDMVVRTFLANHDAGVELIDYRDVKSPQLMSGLARGDYAAAAMWEPNVSTALANIEGASIVLDSDEAVPVRGYNIFGEELAGDPELRERVLTALDNTIEWMNENPDEVVALAMENSGIEDEELASSIQAKLTYSLDFTQENVDELSNAAAFFREQGLIEGTEEDVVAMYDLEGFEAWKSSAE, encoded by the coding sequence ATGAAGAGCCCCGCCCGCCTCTCCGTCCTCGTCCCCGTGCTCGCCGGCAGCCTCCTGCTGACGGCCTGCGCCGGATCCTCCGCCTCCGACGGCGGTGACCCCGCCCCGGAGACCGTCGCGACCATCAACGTCGGCGTCGCTCCCGACTTCTTCTTCAGCCACCTCTACTTCGCGGTCGAGGGGGGCTTCCTCGAGGACCAGGGGATCGACGCCACGCTCACCGAGTTCGCCTCCGGACAGGAGGCGACCGAGGCCGTGACGACCGGCCAGGCCGATCTGACCGGCAGCACCGCGACGACCGTCGTGAACCTCGCCGGTCGCGACACGGGTGTGCAGGTCCTCGGCTCCTACTCGGAGGGCAACGGCTGGTACGCCGTCGTCGGCAACGAGCAGGCGGCCGGCGTCACCTCGATCGACGACCTCGACGGCGTCGCCGTGGCGGCCCAGTTCGGCAACGCCATCGACATGGTCGTGCGAACCTTCCTCGCCAACCACGACGCGGGGGTCGAGCTGATCGACTACCGCGACGTCAAGAGCCCCCAGCTCATGAGCGGTCTGGCACGCGGCGACTACGCGGCCGCGGCCATGTGGGAGCCGAACGTCTCCACCGCCCTGGCCAACATCGAGGGCGCCAGCATCGTGCTCGACTCCGACGAGGCCGTCCCGGTCCGGGGCTACAACATCTTCGGCGAGGAGCTCGCGGGCGACCCCGAGCTCCGCGAGCGGGTGCTCACCGCCCTCGACAACACGATCGAGTGGATGAACGAGAACCCGGACGAGGTCGTGGCTCTCGCCATGGAGAACAGCGGCATCGAGGACGAGGAGCTGGCCTCGTCGATCCAGGCCAAGCTCACATACTCCCTCGACTTCACACAGGAGAACGTCGACGAGCTGAGCAACGCCGCCGCATTCTTCCGCGAGCAGGGACTCATCGAGGGCACCGAGGAGGACGTCGTCGCGATGTACGACCTCGAGGGCTTCGAGGCCTGGAAGTCCAGCGCGGAGTGA
- a CDS encoding DoxX family protein codes for MTTPRTATTSSALGSPATTSLGLLVARLALAVVMIAHGAQKVFTFTLEGTAASFADMGVPAASVAGPALAIFELVGGIVLLLGLGTRIIAALNVVAMLGALVIVHLSAGFFAGDGGYEFVLVLAAVSLTLVLTGPGAFSLDAVIARRRRRD; via the coding sequence ATGACCACCCCCCGCACCGCCACGACGTCCTCCGCCCTCGGGAGCCCCGCGACGACGTCGCTGGGTCTGCTCGTCGCCCGCCTCGCGCTCGCGGTCGTGATGATCGCCCACGGCGCCCAGAAGGTCTTCACCTTCACCCTGGAGGGGACCGCCGCCTCCTTCGCCGACATGGGAGTCCCCGCCGCGAGCGTCGCCGGGCCCGCCCTGGCGATCTTCGAGCTCGTGGGCGGGATCGTCCTGCTCCTGGGTCTCGGCACGCGCATCATCGCCGCGCTGAACGTCGTCGCGATGCTCGGCGCGCTGGTCATCGTGCACCTGTCGGCGGGCTTCTTCGCCGGCGACGGCGGCTACGAGTTCGTGCTCGTCCTCGCTGCCGTGTCGCTCACGCTCGTGCTGACCGGTCCGGGTGCGTTCTCGCTCGACGCGGTGATCGCGCGCCGCCGCCGTCGGGACTGA